In the genome of Aspergillus luchuensis IFO 4308 DNA, chromosome 2, nearly complete sequence, one region contains:
- a CDS encoding uncharacterized protein (COG:S;~EggNog:ENOG410PMZW;~SECRETED:SignalP(1-33);~TransMembrane:1 (n17-28c33/34o127-149i)) → MVALSVGLSRARQPSFILLLLFIIVFVAQVSVAQDSTTDDSTTTAATTADTSSTTDSATTSSDDSTTTSAATTTDSSSSSTTDASSTSTDSSSSSSSSSTSGYPIVTVPPTADAPYMQKSKIPEGTLFIVVGAVLGAIGFAILAWRALVAWSVNRSVRQAAMVRSSETKGLLRTKKRRSRSRRSSSGPGVTLEKLGGGGHHHHRHSHRHHRSPSTKTPSSNSALFFSPTAGMHRSSSSNRRSAYLPAGYYNTGSAAPPRTHEARFSAADLPGMGPQSQGYTRAKTAPSPPESPGLSPAANEQDTTPRRSARRSRAEGPSTSSVNLSSPPQGRTPSAYLEDLFDNHNTPQNRH, encoded by the coding sequence ATGGTAGCCCTGTCGGTGGGCCTCTCAAGGGCCCGCCAGCCTTCATTCATACTCCTTCTATTGTTTATCATTGTCTTTGTCGCGCAAGTTTCAGTCGCTCAGGATTCCACTACCGACGACTCTACAACCACTGCCGCCACAACGGCGGACACATCTTCAACTACGGACTCTGCGACAACCTCGTCAGATGACAGTACTACCACTTCAGCTGCCACCACGACGGACTCATCGTCTAGCTCAACGACAGATGCTTCGTCCACGTCAACTGACTcaagctcttcttcttcctcttcctcaaccagTGGCTATCCCATCGTCACTGTTCCACCCACGGCCGATGCACCGTACATGCAGAAGTCGAAGATCCCCGAGGGGACTCTATTCATCGTTGTCGGGGCTGTCCTTGGTGCCATTGGATTCGCTATTCTGGCCTGGCGCGCCCTCGTAGCCTGGTCAGTCAACCGTTCCGTTCGTCAAGCCGCCATGGTTCGGTCATCCGAAACCAAAGGACTGCTTCGCACCAAGAAGCGAAGATCTCGCTCTAGGAGATCAAGCTCCGGACCAGGTGTCACCCTCGAGAagctgggtggtggagggcatcatcaccaccgtcacAGCCACCGACACCATAGGTCACCTTCCACAAAGACCCCCAGCTCGAATAGCGCGCTGTTCTTTTCGCCCACCGCCGGAATGcatcgcagcagcagcagtaacagGCGGTCTGCCTATCTCCCTGCAGGCTACTACAACACCGGCAGTGCAGCGCCTCCTCGGACTCACGAAGCACGCTTTTCGGCGGCCGATCTACCAGGCATGGGACCACAGTCGCAGGGTTATACGAGGGCCAAAACAGCCCCTAGCCCTCCTGAATCACCAGGCCTATCCCCAGCAGCCAACGAACAGGACACGACGCCCCGTCGTAGTGCCAGACGGTCCCGCGCAGAAGGCCCTTCTACCAGCAGCGTgaatctctcctctcctcctcaggGTCGCACACCAAGCGCATATCTGGAAGATTTGTTCGATAACCACAATACGCCTCAGAACAGACATTGA
- the pex10 gene encoding ubiquitin-protein ligase peroxin 10 (BUSCO:EOG092635ST;~COG:O;~EggNog:ENOG410PJ4X;~InterPro:IPR001841,IPR017907,IPR006845,IPR013083;~PFAM:PF13923,PF14634,PF04757,PF13920,PF14447, PF00097,PF13445,PF13639;~TransMembrane:2 (o198-216i237-256o)) has product MADEDLSLTTSAPTPSVSPSAHFYPFATSPDIIRSHEKDVFMTGSLTSQAHSIVRSLRGARYAHTHSDAIKHLTEILYFALTTFIGNRTLGEEYCDLVQLEDDTLQLPSLPRRAGYILSSILLPWTLQRILPAFRQRLRSKLERSIARQQFKASQAKKTTVEQAKDNKSSKKTSFFTKLRIQKYILEHLDSITSLSPIYAVSIATFYFTGAYYHLSKRFSGLRYVFTKKVEEGEQRVGYEVLGVLLVLQIAVQGILHIKKVGADLGQENEDTGLEADAGMKQYGGSLIPSLENPSSLPLLPASAARYDFSEDSHAIPWIPEGQQRKCTLCLELFKDPSVTTCGHVFCWTCVRDWVREKPECPLCRQEVLLSKVLPLRG; this is encoded by the coding sequence ATGGCCGACGAAGATCTCTCCCTAACTACCTCCGCTCCGACACCGTCCGTCTCTCCCTCGGCCCATTTCTACCCTTTCGCTACCTCCCCAGATATCATTCGGTCGCATGAAAAGGATGTCTTCATGACAGGGAGCTTGACAAGCCAAGCCCATTCAATTGTTCGCTCTCTCCGCGGAGCTCGCTATGCACACACCCACTCCGATGCCATCAAACACCTAACCGAGATCCTCTACTTTGCCTTGACCACCTTCATCGGAAACCGGACCCTAGGAGAAGAATACTGCGACTTGGTCCAACTAGAAGACGACACCCTTCAgctcccttctcttcccagaCGAGCCGGGTACATCCTCAGCAGTATCCTGCTGCCCTGGACGCTGCAGCGAATTCTCCCCGCTTTCCGACAACGACTGCGATCGAAGCTGGAACGCAGTATCGCTCGACAACAATTCAAAGCATCCCAAGCCAAGAAGACAACAGTGGAGCAAGCCAAGGACAACAAGTCATCTAAGAAAACGTCCTTCTTCACGAAACTCCGGATCCAGAAATACATCCTCGAGCATCTGGACTCCATCACGTCGCTGTCACCCATATACGCCGTTAGCATCGCAACGTTCTATTTCACGGGCGCTTACTATCATCTCTCGAAGCGGTTCTCGGGCCTGCGGTATGTCTTCACGAAGAAGGTAGAGGAGGGTGAACAACGGGTTGGTTATGAAGTCTTGGGTGTGCTGCTTGTCTTGCAGATCGCTGTTCAGGGAATCCTGCACATCAAGAAGGTTGGGGCCGACTTAGGACAGGAAAATGAAGATACTGGACTTGAAGCAGATGCCGGTATGAAACAGTATGGGGGCTCCTTGATACCGTCACTCGAGAATCCCTCCtcgcttcctctccttccggcTTCTGCTGCCCGGTACGATTTCTCGGAAGACTCCCATGCGATCCCGTGGATCCCTGAAGGACAGCAGCGCAAATGTACGCTCTGTCTGGAGTTGTTCAAAGATCCGAGTGTCACGACCTGTGGACATGTCTTTTGTTGGACGTGTGTGCGGGACTGGGTACGGGAGAAGCCGGAGTGCCCGCTTTGTCGACAGGAAGTGCTCTTGTCGAAAGTGCTGCCCTTGAGGGGATGA
- the ERD1 gene encoding EXS domain-containing protein (COG:U;~EggNog:ENOG410PIWD;~InterPro:IPR004342;~PFAM:PF03124;~TransMembrane:5 (o20-41i66-87o107-123i326-342o348-367i);~go_component: GO:0016021 - integral component of membrane [Evidence IEA]): MGVDQHAQLDRFSLFLPFPYRVAVILLAGFWGWGANLQYLLKANIDVPALIKYPARQSSSQRPHYASTYQLATILTIPLVVSLLIFWPATHGSAERVEAVEFIPQSYFFIGLFILILPFYRIARSGRYRFFMTLKRISLGGLAEAQDGKFGDILLADALTSYSRVLADLVVTFCMFFTTDVSSTSKPTRKCRTNDYVVPLIIAFPSIIRLRQCLIEYLRVRRATQRSQVAGSQGGQHLANALKYATAFPVIILAAKLKNYNPLDFYGYSEMSLSRLLFFFTFINSAYSFYWDVTKDWDLTLFSSARHSHEHPYGLRRHRYFANRQYYLAIIIDLAIRFSWLSRYVPGFVWMSETEFGIFILMFSEVARRWMWVFLRVEAEWIRNSRGPAPDDILLGEFGGKLDAD, encoded by the exons ATGGGTGTCGATCAACATGCTCAATTGGATCGCTTcagtctcttcctccccttcccctatCGCGTGGCGGTGATACTGCTGGCTG GTTTCTGGGGTTGGGGTGCTAATCTGCAGTACCTCCTAAAGGCCAATATT GATGTCCCTGCCCTCATTAAATACCCTGCTCGACAATCCTCCAGTCAACGCCCGCATTATGCCTCGACATACCAGTTGGCCACTATCCTGACCATCCCGCTCGTCGTCTCCCTCCTTATCTTCTGGCCTGCCACCCATGGCTCTGCAGAACGCGTCGAAGCGGTGGAGTTCATTCCGCAATCATACTTCTTCATTGGACTATTTATCCTCATCTTGCCCTTCTACCGAATCGCGCGCTCGGGCCGATATCGGTTCTTCATGACTTTGAAGCGCATCAGTCTTGGAGGTCTGGCGGAAGCACAAGATGGCAAATTCGGGGATATTCTGCTGGCAGATGCTCTGACAAGCTATTCGAGAGTCCTCGCGGACTTGGTTGTTACCTTCTGCATGTTCTTTACCACGGACGTCTCCAGCACGTCCAAACCCACCCGCAAGTGTCGCACGAACGATTACGTCGTTCCCTTGATCATCGCTTTTCCCAGTATTATCCGACTTCGCCAATGTCTCATCGAATACTTGCGTGTGCGTCGGGCTACCCAGCGTAGTCAAGTCGCAGGCAGCCAGGGTGGCCAGCACTTGGCTAACGCCCTGAAATACGCCACCGCGTTCCCGGTTATCATCCTGGCAGCCAAATTAAAGAACTACAACCCTCTAGACTTTTACGGCTACAGTGAGATGAGCCTTTCGCGGCTCTT GTTTTTCTTTACATTCATCAACTCCGCATACTCCTTCTACTGGGATGTCACCAAGGATTGGGATTtgaccctcttctcttcggcaCGCCACAGTCACGAACACCCATACGGACTGCGCCGCCATCGCTACTTCGCCAACCGACAATACTACCTCGCGATCATCATTGATCTGGCCATCCGTTTCTCCTGGCTCTCTAGATACGTGCCGGGATTTGTCTGGATGAGTGAGACCGAGTTTGGAATTTTTATACTCATGTTCTCCGAGGTCGCCCGTCGTTGGATGTGGGTTTTCCTCCGCGTCGAGGCCGAGTGGA TCCGAAACAGCCGCGGTCCTGCCCCCGACGATATTCTCCTTGGCGAGTTCGGCGGCAAATTGGACGCAGACTGA
- a CDS encoding Ac45/VOA1 transmembrane domain-containing protein (COG:S;~EggNog:ENOG410PQNX;~InterPro:IPR037654;~SECRETED:SignalP(1-18);~TransMembrane:1 (n3-13c18/19o241-265i);~go_process: GO:0006078 - (1->6)-beta-D-glucan biosynthetic process [Evidence IEA];~go_process: GO:0009272 - fungal-type cell wall biogenesis [Evidence IEA]), translated as MRLGTFSLLALGATTANAIRDTSPFFLASTSQIPSTSAQLRTAPAILEDLSTGLSGCPSDYYVIASQPGVHSTDFATRQSAPRLGGKMTGKDKNIRTKTIVNEVVGEIEAKDVQKLLEKECGAESTVMDASSDSHSADFDAESRIIVVDLPVLPAGHDRKKQLSNNDGLLFNVIDRLPESKGYTILYVTSPRELEDTGSDFYQAEQDPLHMDLKRDYSAHDSQSSSNKTLFQEYQFFTPGIWMGLLATLVFLMIFYVGLSALLSLEVPYAAFEKDTSAAVQKKQQ; from the exons ATGCGTTTGGGAACCTTTTCGCTGCTCGCTCTGGGAGCGACGACGGCGAACGCAATCCGCGACACCTCTCCCTTTTTCCTAGCATCGACCTCCCA GATCCCTTCTACGTCGGCACAGCTGCGGACTGCTCCCGCTATCTTAGAAGATCTATCCACGGGGCTGAGTGGCTGCCCTTCCGACTACTATGTTATTGCTTCTCAGCCCGGTGTGCACAGCACCGACTTCGCTACTCGCCAGTCCGCACCGCGTCTTGGTGGGAAGATGACGGGGAAGGACAAGAACATCCGGACAAAGACGATTGTGAATGAAGTTGTGGGCGAGATAGAGGCGAAGGATGTCCAGAAGTTGCTCGAGAAGGAGTGCGGGGCTGAATCGACCGTGATGGACGCTTCCT CTGATTCTCACTCTGCCGACTTCGATGCGGAGTCCCGCATCATCGTTGTTGACTTGCCTGTCCTGCCTGCGGGACATGAtcggaagaagcagctttcGAACAACG ATGGCTTGCTCTTCAATGTCATTGACCGGCTCCCGGAGTCCAAGGGCTACACGATCCTTTACGTCACTTCCCCGAGGGAACTTGAAGACACCGGTTCCGATTTCTACCAAGCGGAACAGGATCCCCTTCACATGGACCTCAAGCGCGACTACTCTGCTCATGACAGTCAATCTTCGTCCAACAAGACTCTTTTCCAGGAATACCAGTTCTTTACACCCG GCATTTGGATGGGACTTCTCGCGACCCTGGTGTTCCTGATGATCTTCTATGTCGGACTGTCTGCTCTTTTGAGCTTGGAGGTTCCCTATGCAGCATTCGAGAAGGACACATCGGCCGCtgtgcagaagaagcagcagtga
- the LSM5 gene encoding RNA-binding protein LSM5 (COG:A;~EggNog:ENOG410PQY0;~InterPro:IPR010920,IPR033871,IPR001163;~PFAM:PF01423), whose product MASQLLPLELIDKCVGSRIWVIMKNDKEFAGTLLGFDDYVNMVLEDVTEFDYSGSQVKLPKILLNGNNVCMLIPGGEGPVGSS is encoded by the exons ATGGCGTCacaacttcttcctcttg AATTGATCGACAAGTGTGTCGGATCCAGGATATGGGTCATCATGAAGAACGACAAAG AATTCGCCGGAACGCTGCTTGGATTCGATGACTACGTCA ACATGGTTCTGGAAGACGTGACTGAGTT CGATTACTCCGGCTCTCAAGTGAAACTCCCCAAGATTCTGTTGAACGGAAACAACGTCTGCATG TTGATCCCCGGTGGTGAGGGACCCGTCGGTAGCTCTTAG
- a CDS encoding 3'-5' exonuclease (COG:S;~EggNog:ENOG410PJ2P;~InterPro:IPR036397,IPR012337,IPR002562;~PFAM:PF01612;~go_function: GO:0003676 - nucleic acid binding [Evidence IEA];~go_function: GO:0008408 - 3'-5' exonuclease activity [Evidence IEA];~go_process: GO:0006139 - nucleobase-containing compound metabolic process [Evidence IEA]) has product MMALRDAAMSCSTNGYMCIRTMQNQAAMTATRSRLLRRSCALIQHMTLNGSINRPYSALNSSSCSPRSSSSKNEKDILQSLPGTRHVSSRIDSRSCELKPRPSQASDTTLCNQTSPYTCRQNAVSNSHRHITYPFPAQERCYSSNTVLRPMIEHIIDSKDVGELQTPESPVLLAKSETLSASNNDIDESASENHPAGESKPVLTPAEDPPTPKFWSHTMLKSPEGKNIIVHYCKTLKSSEDVAQLFLNDKILGFDMEWKAQASAWNSIQDNVSLIQVANRERIALFHVALFRPGRKLSDLVPPSLKQIIESPDITKLGVSIKADCTRLRKYLKIDAHGIFELSHLHKLVKYCQSNPKLINKRPVNLSEQVEEHLGLPLEKAEDVRCSDWTVSLSYRQVQYAASDSYACICLFDTMDAKRKALDPRPPLPAHADLDLPIRIVQEPTVTTVPDDVEVVKP; this is encoded by the exons ATGATGGCTCTCCGCGACGCAGCTATGTCTTG CTCGACCAATGGATATATGTGCATACGCACAATGCAAAACCAGGCTGCCATGACAGCCACTCGCTCAAGGTTGCTGCGCAGGTCGTGCGCCTTGATTCAGCATATGACGCTGAATGGCTCAATAAACAGGCCGTACTCTGCTCTGAATAGTAGTAGCTGCTCTCCACGTTCCAGCTCGAGCAAAAATGAGAAAGACATTCTACAGAGCCTACCTGGAACAAGGCATGTCTCTTCCAGGATCGACAGTCGGTCCTGCGAACTTAAACCCCGGCCTTCACAGGCCAGCGACACGACACTTTGCAATCAGACCTCTCCATATACGTGTCGCCAAAATGCCGTTTCTAATAGCCACAGACATATAACCTATCCATTTCCAGCACAAGAAAGATGCTATAGCTCGAATACAGTCCTGCGACCAATGATTGAGCATATAATCGACAGTAAAGACGTCGGAGAACTCCAGACACCAGAATCACCAGTATTACTAGCCAAGTCAGAAACACTGAGTGCAAGCAACAATGACATAGATGAGTCTGCCTCAGAAAACCACCCAGCAGGAGAATCAAAACCGGTCCTCACACCCGCCGAGGATCCCCCAACACCCAAGTTCTGGAGCCACACCATGCTCAAAAGCCCCGAAGGCAAAAACATCATCGTCCACTACTGCAAAACACTCAAAAGCAGCGAAGACGTCGCGCAACTCTTCCTAAACGACAAGATCCTCGGCTTCGACATGGAATGGAAAGCGCAGGCCTCCGCCTGGAACAGCATCCAAGACAACGTATCCCTGATCCAAGTCGCAAACAGGGAGCGAATCGCTCTCTTCCACGTCGCGCTCTTTAGACCAGGCCGAAAACTCAGCGACCTCGTCCCTCCATCTCTCAAACAAATCATCGAATCTCCAGACATCACGAAGCTCGGAGTATCAATCAAAGCAGACTGCACGCGTCTCCGCAAGTACCTTAAGATCGATGCGCACGGGATCTTCGAGCTTAGCCATCTCCATAAACTGGTCAAATACTGTCAGAGTAACCCGAAACTGATTAACAAACGACCTGTCAATCTCAGTGAGCAGGTGGAGGAGCACCTGGGGCTTCCGTTGGAGAAAGCGGAAGATGTGAGGTGCAGTGATTGGACGGTCTCTTTGAGTTATCGCCAGGTGCAAT ATGCTGCATCCGATTCGTATGCTTGTATCTGCTTGTTTGATACTATGGATGCGAAGCGGAAAGCCCTCGATCCTCGACCACCTTTACCTGCTCATGCGGATCTGGATCTGCCTATTCGTATTGTGCAGGAGCCGACTGTGACGACGGTCcctgatgatgtcgaagtGGTTAAGCCTTAA